ctctgtctgtctatggcTCTTTTTTTGTGGAACATTCACCTGTAGCCTGCACCTGACCACATTCTGCCTGCAGCATAAGCCCACTGtcgtagcgtgtgtgtgtatccaccTGGCCTGTAAATGGTCCAACTGGGAGATTCCCATCTCTTCTGACGGGAAACACTGGTGGGAGTATGTGGACAGCACCGTGACCCTGCAACTATTGGACCGTAAGTCAAGTCCCTAAACCAGAAGACCTGACCTTCCTTAGTGTGTCCTTAAACCTTTATATCGTCAATCCCGAGGCAAAGACCCCGAACTCAGACCTAAAGCCACAAAGATTATACCCTGCCTTCCCTTAGCTCTTAACGGCGCTAGGGTTGCACTTCTGACTGAGTGCTGTTTCATAAAATTGTGATTTTTTGCTGAATTTCATAAAATGATGAATTAGCTGCCATCATTGATGCGCCGTCGAACAGTGCTTTCCAGCGGTGTGATGAATCGCTTTCCACTGACTGGGTTGTATTCATGCCAACCAGCATCTGACATTTCCACTGACTGGTCAGGAACAATCACATGACTTCACACTGTCTTGTGTGAATCACTGGCTTTCCCGCCACTGCCTAGCCAGCAGCCCAAAGCTGAATGGCCTGTTTGTCTTTTCTAAATATAGTATAGTATTTGTCACAGTCTGTgggaactgaaaaaaaaactataatgGGAGGGAAAGGACTTTAGTACCTAAAGTGATGCAGTCCCTCATTGCCTCCTCCATGCAGCATTAAAATGATATGTACAAATCTGTCTCTGGccagttttattttatgaagtagtgttttttaaatataggGGCATGTAAATTTGGGTTATGTCTGTAGTCATGAGGTccagttttgttatttgttgttgttttattaataaTATCAACACTGCAGTGACAAAGAAATGTATGGGCAACCAGGgcaaatgtgaaaacacatttgactagtcattttaacacactaggctgttctgttttctttgagaCAGCTGAATATGAGTGGataatacattttctttgaattaCAATGAATGTGCACAATTACAATCACCGGCAGAATAATAGCTTTATATTTTTTCTGATTCTCCCGCAGGTTTGAAATAAAGCATAACCAGAGCCTGATCCGTAACTCACTTGAATCAGATCATGATGGCGAACGCTTAATAgctcgtttctctctctctctgcagagctgACTCATGAGTTCCTGCAGATTCTCGAGAAGACGCCAAGCAGGTTAAAAAGAATCAGGAACTGGCGGGTATGCTCACCTCGATAtgtgtaatgaaaatgttttattttactgtatcAGGCCTGACACAGTTGGTGCCAAAAGGGTTTGGACAATTTCAGTGTTCACCTGTTTTTTTGTCCCCCTCTTGGTCTTTCATTGACAGGCGTGTCAAGCCGCTAAAAAGTCCAAGACAGAGAACCAATCAGTGGACACACCGTTCCAGGCACCCTCCCTGTTACAGGAAGGCTCATTGGTTGAGAGCATTTCTGGGGGCCCATACTCTGaatcatcctcttcctcctcctccttcccccTGGACCTGCCCACTCAAACAGGCGGGGCCATGGCCCTGAACGGCATCCCTAACTTGCAGATCTCCACCTACCCTTTCCCTACTACCAGCCAATCGGACACCTATGCAGTCAGCCAGGATGGGCTGGGCTCTATGCACGGCTCCCTGGGTAAAGCGAGCTCAGGCATTGGCCAACCGGCGGTTTTGGCTCCTCAGAAGCTGACTCTGgataaatacagagagaaacacgcGGCAGAGCTGGCACTTCAGAGACGCAGGCAGGGAGAGGCTGATTACACGCAGCCTCAGTCACACGGCCAGTCTGATCAGCACAGGAGACATGTGACTGAGGcgtcttcttcctcctcctcatcctcgtcCTCGTCCTCAATGAGGATGAAGTACTCTGGGTCATCTCAGGAGCGGGCGGTGAAGAGTGGCTCTCTGAAGCGTCGGCACGCTGAGAATGGCAGCGTGGCTCCAGAGGAGCTGAAGATGAAAATCAAAGTGTCGTCGGAACGCCATGGCGACGGGAAAAACCGCCACGGAAGCCCGCGTTCcagcagagacaaacacagagagcactCTGGCCAGCGTTCGTCTAAAcacatccaccacacacacgctgacGTCAACCTCAGCCACCACTCTGCCAAATCTCACCGCAGCTCTAAAACCCTTAGCCAGTCCACCAATCAGAGCTCAGCTTTACATGCCCAGCCCCCTCTTGGCCATGCCCATGTCCCACCCACGTCACTAGGATATGGTCAGCTGGGCTCAGCAGTGAAAGCAGACAGGAGAGCAGTAGAGAGTCATGGCTCTGAGAGCAGTCACGGCTCCACACTGCCGTTAAATGGCCAACATGTGAACTATGAGGACACACTCAACATGCTTGACTCCCTGTTCAACGCTCAGCagatgaatttttaaaatgaggAAGAACGTTTGGTGGGGAATATTACCAAGAAAAAAAGGGTTCTTGAGGAAAAGGcctgaaagaaaggagaaaaagattttaaaatgattttatgtgATAATCATTCAGTCCATGGTATTTCATATTCACCTCTGGGTCAATTCATACTAAATTCttcttcacagtaaaaaaaaaaaatatatatatatatatacatacacacacacacacacataatataaaaaaaaaacctaaaaaaaaaataaagtgaaggCTCTATCATATAAATGAACAGTATATCCAGAGTTTGAAGCTTCCGTATAGATAGACCTTTATCTGTAATGCTGTATTCCCTCACATTTCCTCAGCCTCTAGGGCAAAAGACAGATGAAGACATGTCACAGGTCATGCAGATATGAAATGGGTTTTATATTTGTCTCTATTCTTATGTTTGAGTTTGATTTTACAAATCAAAGGGATAAAATAGGATTCTAATTACTGTTTACGGTGGAGATGCAGAGAACTCTTcgcattttttttatatattttttttttttggatgctcAGGTTTGGAGATGTTTAATGATATAACATAACATCTACATATTACATATCTGTATAACAGTGTAAACTTTTGATATTCTGGCTCTAGAAgttaagtttctttttttttttgtttttttttttgaaggggggggtGGTTCCCTCATATTGACTAGGTGGGGAAAAAGAAGACATGCAGTCTGTGCTtgaacacacaagcactgtaGTAGTCCCCCCTGCCCCTTCATGCAACGCTGACAAGTTTGAGTGGTTAAAAGATCATGGAAGAGAACCTCTCCATCCAGTTTGTGAAGTACCATTTCTTCCCTGACTTGGAGGTACTAAGGAAATGGCATTAAAAGACCAGTGTGATGTCACTCTAGTACTTTATCTCTTGTTACACCATATCTGTTTCAGTGTTGCATTGGCGCATTGTAAATGGCTGAGATCCTAGCCTTGTATATGGCTAAGGAGGATGGTCATTAGCTGTCAAGTGTTAACAGGTCAGATGGTGGTAAGAAAAGTTATGTATGCTGGTGTGGCTGGTTTCGACTGGACATTATAAACTGATAACAAAGGCGGGGGCTTGTGAAAATATGTTCTCCGACTCTCATTGGCCAGAGGAAAGAGGTTCACTTTACTGCTTTGACCTCTGAAACTGACCATTAGCTAAAAGCCAAAGGCGGTGCCTCTAACTGAGATGCAGGTGATTGATGTATGAATGAAGTTATGTTTATGTACGTTACGTTGCAGTAAAGTGCATTTCTTGATGTCTCAGTTCTTTGTAATAGCCTTGAATTTGAGTCAAAGCGGATGGACATGATGGATTATTGTCAAATAAACCACCATGAAAATAATTTGTCTCCAGTCTTATATTATAACTTAAGATTTACAGTACTCTGATACATTTATACTATTTTAATCAGCAATATTTATTGGGAATACTGCATTCTTATTGGTAAATGAGTGATTATTGAAAGAGCCACACTCTTCTATAACTACGCACGAAATGCTAGTTAAAGATGTAGTTTAAGTCGAAGTGATGTTTGTAGAAAGCCGATTGCGAGACATGGGAGCACAACCAACTTATTCCAGCACCTGTGGCAGAGACATGCGGTGGAATGGCAAGAGTGTGTAATACATCCTGATACctatactgatactgataaTTTAAAGTCTTCTTGTGTACACAAAAACAGGACAtctttgttgtgtttatgatgAGAATTGGTAAATGCAGACATCAGTGTTGTATTTGAAAACTTTGGAACTagtatgaaaaacaaaagatcaGACTTctctattttgttttaatttttaataacaGCAATTATAAAACTCAGGTTTAAGAATGTCcaacaaatgtttatttacattagTATCCTTTTCAGGAGTTATTTTTCACATAAGTTCTAGAATCTTCAACAAATGTTCATTTATATTCGTATCCTTTCAGGAGTTATTCTTCAtataaactgaaaacagaaaatctgGGTAATCAGGTACCTTGAAGTGAAATCAACAATATGAATAAAATCTAGAATAAAACCCAAACCTCCTccacaattaaataaaacatctacATTCATTCTTTCCCCGTTTGTGAGTTTTTGTTTAGAAATGACAGTTTGTTACCATTTTCCCCCCGCAGCCTGTTTCTCCTTTGGCTCACTAACTCTCCTGCCTTTGAAAAAAGTTCTTTGAGGGGACAGATGAAGCAATGACTCCCAGGTATTTTGCTGCAAGTCTGCTTAGGGATGGGAATGTTTGATCATGCTCTTTCCACcaatggtggtggtggtgactCTAAAGTGGGCTGATGGACTTCCTGTATTTCAGTAAGGATTTGCTTTTTTTATAGTTTCCACATTGTCTCTGCAAGGTTTTTAAATCGCATGTCCAAGAATGTGCAGAATGTGCTGGAAGCAAATCTGCGTTGACATTGCTGTGCTGGTTCTCTGGCAAGGGAGCTACCTTGACGCTCAGTGGCTACTCTAAGAAGTAGTGACACAAGGGGAATCACTTCTGACTGACACATTTTGCGGAAGAAATTTCCTGCGTTGCTTCTTCGAAGGGTCTCGGAGCCTAAATGATTAGGTGGATCAAAAACAGCTCTTCAGTGTTTAAGCACAGGGTGCTCTTTCCAAGTGTACAGAGTGCTGTGGTaactgcttccctctgctcatGGAAGCTCTCCAACATATAGAATACAGAATTCcacctttttttccactgactaAATCAGTTTATGCACCTTCAGTCGCTTTTGCATGTCTTTGAGCTTCTCTGTGGCTTTCGTGCTGTGGTGGAAAAATGATACAGTGCTACTGCATTTTTCCAGGAGCTGAACAACTTAAGGGACCGCTTTAATACCATCTTTTACGACCAAGTTTAAGGTGTAGGCAAAACAGGGGTAGTGCCTCCACCAAGCCTTGTGCACTGCCGAGACCATATTTGCGCCATTGTCTGCTACAACTGCTACCACCCTCTGAGTTATGCCCCATTCATCTGTAGCTGTAAGCTAATGTTGACAGCTGTATGTTGTCCATAGAAACAGTAGGTTTCTAAAACAAACTCCTGCATTTGTCAACGAAATGACAGGACACAGCCTAATATGCTTCTGTGGAAACTGAAGTCCACATGACTGTTCTCAGAACCACAGTGTGTGCACGCTGTAAAGTTGCCCTTACTTTATAATATACGAACCTGTCCCTGTGGGAATAAAATATCAAACTGGGATACTCAGCAaatatgtgtgatgtgtcttGATCTGAAGCACGCCCAAGTCGCCTTCGAGCCCACGGGAGAGTGCACTCACTGTGGCCGACTCTTCCATAAAGTGCTTTATCGCTGGCTTGCTCATCACACGAATTTGTCCAGTGGCGAACCCATTGTGGCATCAGGAGCCAATGGAGCTAGCTGAGACAATGGCTTCCGAAACTGAAGCTGGACCGAGTTGGGGGGATCAGCTCGACTTCAACTTCAGACCCACTTCCTCAGGAACTCAAGACAGGTCCACTGGATTATCTGGGGGGAGGGCAGGATTCCAATAGTGGGTCGGCGCTCCTCATGTCAGACgaggatgatgacgatgacTCCTCATTGGCATTCTCAAGCCAGGTTGAAAAACCCCATCTCTTAGTAGTGGCTCTGGAGGGAGACGGGGACTCGCCTTCTCCCACATTGGATTTCGACTTGCAGGACATGTGCAAATGTGCTGCTGCGAAGCTCGAAATCCAATGGCCTGAAGTTCAGGTCATTGATGCGGTCCCGCTATAACAGCAAAAAATTACCCAAAGTCAAGAGAACGGGAAAACAGCACCTGCCGATCTTCCCTGAACTGCTAGAGGAGTTTGCTTTCTCTTGGTGCAACAAACCCTACTGAGAGAAGCATCCTGTAGCAGGCAGCTCTGTGCTCGACTGTAGGGGAATGAAGAGCCACGTTCTTCGCAACTTGCCCTCAGTGGAGCCTGCTGGTGCAGCTCACCTCCACCCAAAGACATCTCTGTCATCACTGGGGCACGCACTCCCATCCAGAGCGGACCATTTTCAATCCAGCCTTATAGACAAGGCTTACAAGGCGGCTGCACTGTTGGTCCAGGCCTTCAATGCCACCTCTCTGTTAATGGCATACCAGGCTGAGCTGGAGGCAGAGGTGACGGTTTCACCTGACCCGTGTCATTACAGACCACTGCCTCCACCTGCACAACGTAGCGGTACAGTCACAGGGCAGAGGCATGGGGCTGATGGTCCTGCAGGAGAGAGCACACTGGCTGAACCTCACCACCTTGTCCACCAGGGAGAAGGAGGACCTCCTCGACACCCCCATAACACCCCAGGGCCTCTTCGGTATGGGGGTCATGTCAATGCAGAAGAGGTgcgaggagagaaaaagggaggatGAAACCTTGAAGCTGTGCCAGAGATCTAAACAAGCACCTCAGGAAATACAAATTCAAGATGTTAACGCACGCATCTCTGCTGCGTTTTTTTTCTGCGCCCGGGCGATCGGTTCATTTCAATCGACCTCAAGGATGCTTATTTTCTCATCCCAATATACCCACCACACAGGAAGTACTTCAGATTCGCCTTCCAGGGGACAAGTTACAAGTATCTTGTCCTCCACTTTGATCTCTCACTAAGCCCAATAGTGTTTGTAAAATGCACTGAAGCAGCAGTGGGACCACTTAGGAGGCGGGGAATCCGAATAGCCATGTCTATTGACGACTGTCTTATTGCAGTATCCTCCCGGCAAGAAGCAGCAgatcacacacagttactcGCGGAACTTGGTGAATCTAGGCTTCAAAATAAATCTAGAGAAGGGTGTTTTTCTTCCTTGTCAGACAATCTCATTTATAGGCCTTTTTATAGACTTGGCTCAGGCCAGAGTGAGGCTGACTGGAGAAAGGTTACAGACACTCAAAGACTGTCTAGCCCTTTTTCGCAGGGGAAAATTTGTGTCTCTCAGAGGCTGCTGCCAGAGGGTGCTGGGGCTGATGGCATCAGCCCTAGTGGTGGTCCCAATGGAACACTTGCACATGAGGGGAATGCAGCATTGGGTGGCTTCTCACAGGTTAGACCCACGCCGCCTGGGCTCCCACAGGGTGAGCGTCTCGGCAGCCTGCACAATAGCACTAATCCCGTGGAGAAGGGTGGGTTTCCTGACTCAGGGAGTGCCTATGGGGGTTATTTTGTGCAGGAAAGTGGTCACAATAGATGTCTCCCTGTCAGGCTGGGGGGCTGTGTTCAAAGGGAGAGCAGTGAAAGGGATCTGGGATCCTCAGATGCGCTCATTTCACATAAATTACCTGGAATTGTTAGCAGTTcatctgtcactgaaacatttccTCCCTTTTCTGAGGGGATATCATGCGTTAATCctgacagacaacaccacagtaGTGGCTTATATCAATAGACAGGGGGTCCTGAGATCCCTTCATTTACACACGCTGGCACACAGACTGATTGTCTGGAGCAGCAAACATTTTCTGTTCCTGAAGGCCACTCATGTGCCGGGGATACTGAACCGCGGAGCAGATCTTCTGTCCAGGGGAAACCCCCTTTATGCAGAATGAAGGCTTCACCCAGGCGTTGTGAGTCTAATTTGGGAGCGTTACAGACGGCCATCCATGGACCTCTTTGCGATGTGGGAGAGCACTCAgtgccctctttttttctctcttcacgaTCAGAATGCACCTCTGGGGGTGGACGCACTGGCCCACCAGTGGCCTCATGTTCTTTTGTATGCATTTTCCCCAATAGCTCTGATCTTCCCAACCGTAGCCAGGGTGTGGGAGGAGGGTCTGTCGATGATTCTCAAAGCTCCTTACAGGCCATCAAAGCACTGGCTGTCAGAGATAACCCAACTTCATTATTGAGAGCCATGGCCTCTGCCAATATGCAGGGACCTGCTGTCTCAAGTGCGTGGAGAAATTTTTCATCCCCACCCAGAGTGGCTGGCTCTATGGGCCTTGCCCGTGAGTGGTTCAATCTGAGGACCATGCGCATTATTGAGACCATCCAGAATGCCAGAGCCCCCTCAACAAGGTCCCTTTATGAGAGTAAATGGTCAATTTTTTAGAAATGGTGCTCAGACTTACAGGAAGTTCCCTTTCAGTGTTCTGTGGCTGTGATTTTGTCTTTCTTACAAGACATGATGGACAAAGGGAAGGCTTTCTCCACTGTCAAGGCATACTTGGCAGCTATTTCTGCCTGCCATATCGGTTTTGAGGGGAAGGCTGTGGGTCAACATCCCTGGGTCTGCCGCTTCATGAGAGGTGCACACCGTAAACTCCTAGTTTCTAAACCATTGGTCCCATCCTGGGACCTTCCCACCGTATTGGATGTCCCTTTGGTCTCACCTTTTGAACCAATGGAACAGGTGTGACTTGCTTCAGCTAAAGTGGGTGAGATTCATGCTCTTTCAGTACATCAGGCGTGTACAAAGTTTGCTTTGGGGAATGGAAGGACCACCTTACAACCTAACCCTGCCTTTACGCCTAAAGTGCTATATATTCCCCAAATGACCTTGTGTCCTTCTATCCCCCCGCCTTTCTCCTCAGACGAGTATCAGTGGTTACATATGCTGTGCCCAGTGTGGGCTTTACGCATCTACATGGACAGGACCAAAAGCTGTAGGAAAAGTGACCAGCTGTTTGTGTCTTGGGCAAAGAACCAGTTGGGGAAGCGCTCTCACTGGATTGTGGGGGCTATTCCTTTGCATACAGCTCTTGGGGTTTGCAGCCGCCAGAGGGGCTGTGTGCACGTTCTACCAGGGGTCTCACCACCTCATGTGCCCTTTTCAGAGGGATCTCCATTCAGGAAATTTGCACCGCAGCAAGCTGGGCCTCCCCACACACCTTCATCAGGTTCTACAGACTTGATGTTATGGCCTCCCCATTAGCCCATTTGGTGCTTAGTGTGGCCAAATCTCAGTAAGACTGATGTTGGGACAGTCAGTTTCTTTGTAACATCTGCCTAGCAATCTGGGAGTCTGTATTTTTCCCAATGTGAGACATGAAACGAATGCTATGAAAGAAAACTTTAGGTTACTTGTGTAACCCCGGTTCTCTGAGTAGCATGAGTGAGTGTCTCACCAGACCACCCTCCTTGTGCATTCATAGCGAAGAAGATCTGAACGTTTTTTGAATGAATGGCAGCGCAGTGTCAAGCCCTATTATAAAGGGGGAGTCTCCACACTCCCCTGACATTGGCATGCTTAATTCCAGCCAATCCTGGTTGGCAGAATGTAATAGGAGCTTCTGATGAGATCACACTGTGGGCACTCACTCATGCTACTCAGAGAAACGGGGTTACGCAAGTAACCTAAGGTTTCtcatttttgccatttaaacGTTTGTGACTGACCATCATCGCAAAACAGTCAAATGACCAGGAGGCCACAGTGGATTTCGACCTTAGGGCAGATTGGACCCCAGTGCTCCTTGTTAGTGATCCAGTGCATATTTGTAACGTTTTGTGACAGTAGCGATAGAGACTAAAGAATAAAATATCTATCCGTAGACATTTTTAGACCATCTGAACGATACgtattgtcatgtcacacagTCCAACATGGAATGGTCTTAAccggtatttcatttggttctaaccGGTTTGGGAACGATAATTTTAAGGTGGAACACAAAACCAGAAATGTTAAATACCGATTCTGCTCGGAACAaaccgattaaaaaaaaactttggatTGAAGTCCTACATCTGTGGGATGTACTGGACCAACAAGTCCGATCCAGAGCGGCTTCAGGGGTCTTGTAGAGTCCATGCCTTGGCAGGTCGGCGCTTTTTCAGCGGCACAGGGAGGA
This sequence is a window from Chanos chanos chromosome 4, fChaCha1.1, whole genome shotgun sequence. Protein-coding genes within it:
- the ccnt2b gene encoding cyclin-T2b — protein: MATVRRGSAKWLFTREQIENSPSRRCGIEPDRELSYRQQAANLIQDMGQRLNVSQLTINTAIVYMHRFYMLNSFTKFHRNIISPAALFLAAKVEEQPRKLEHVIKVAHACLNPQDPPLDPKSNTYLQQAQELVLLETIILQTLGFEITVDHPHTDVVRCSQLVRASKDLAQTSYFMATNSLHLTTFCLQHKPTVVACVCIHLACKWSNWEIPISSDGKHWWEYVDSTVTLQLLDQLTHEFLQILEKTPSRLKRIRNWRACQAAKKSKTENQSVDTPFQAPSLLQEGSLVESISGGPYSESSSSSSSFPLDLPTQTGGAMALNGIPNLQISTYPFPTTSQSDTYAVSQDGLGSMHGSLGKASSGIGQPAVLAPQKLTLDKYREKHAAELALQRRRQGEADYTQPQSHGQSDQHRRHVTEASSSSSSSSSSSSMRMKYSGSSQERAVKSGSLKRRHAENGSVAPEELKMKIKVSSERHGDGKNRHGSPRSSRDKHREHSGQRSSKHIHHTHADVNLSHHSAKSHRSSKTLSQSTNQSSALHAQPPLGHAHVPPTSLGYGQLGSAVKADRRAVESHGSESSHGSTLPLNGQHVNYEDTLNMLDSLFNAQQMNF